A genome region from Cucurbita pepo subsp. pepo cultivar mu-cu-16 chromosome LG02, ASM280686v2, whole genome shotgun sequence includes the following:
- the LOC111788516 gene encoding titin homolog isoform X2, translated as MATMEKLFVQIFETKKWIIDQAKHQSNLFDQHLASKLIIDGIVPPPWLHSSFLPPSISHLEEVNKNFVSGVEFPRSPLETHFSLNEGLVADRWEELRHRSNEEAVSLNDDFDAGIRSSVLPQCNISDADFALNYAPYHDTSPFSPQGRGGVVSENFQDPTLSLARLHRSKSRQRALELRNSVKSARCRSRCEDKDDCIAGGITGSAIDLLRVDLEDESKLVKPSSSCKGIVSAEEETNVCCEQKDISVCSDKITIVGSPGLQSSSINVDNSFKSSSKDEGLCVAAGSTKDSCQVNEQFDLRRPLSGKIDYCEEGSGYGRCEEYNFDNADQFRLQCSSLDEDKSLCISLEDERACPGSSKLHSDQVDEQLPKPSSSNIECREETLLEHCRSQECNLDNALQSGSQHSNLDADDYGKLLDLSKPSSANIECCEETVLGHCRNWECNLNSAQGSGSQYSSQDVDNSSNVDSENGRSCPIGNSTVHSVQVEEQLDLSKSSSDNMDCCEEEILTHIRSQECKFSDAQQSGMQHSSLDADNPPCLSSEDGTLCHVGSSKRHSDQVSEPLALSRPTSVNIECHEEGLGGCTTQDNNFDNNAEQSSLEKISSSPIMEVREKTSGKKPSTFLDDKRAVNKKGKCNSSLPVPVPQIQVDSGKEDDSSKGVSESHSEKRYQDRGYLNGNSLSSDDTSLLGHEKVIACSLLQSDEPSEQNSSLKDGTSNFQFSHENVVEIPHVDTEDALVLMRDTETFRDLMVMAPGAPSAGERDSNLEQKLKSSGVSQCKDSDSFEGYIGDFNGNPHCTSTECQTAEKVKELKAFCSVSKASSSHENQRMVELQLENSIDASLSLRNEKLQVINRSPVDKKLMQEFDYEKPVLDFQRLSFCEEGYLQPNVNMSPVEILQLEKEAHIVQGSESSSTLTAKEDLSRFGSNSRGTMLQNVMLENQSLDTKENFQFGDSELPADTGKTEGEEENGKLTSYSLITPHIQTSHYRGADKDKPALERFLMQADDEQPCISVGGINFDKLDLSKCLIERASILEKLCKSACINSPLSSSLESFKLNKVTDLYHSLPNGLPESMDLGSNLLMNDQNNLLKDGSNFLNREVIYSPHGRSFSDCLQSFSSNSAGEVRKPFASPFGKFLDRNSLNSSSSGKRSSQNIELPCISEEAENTDEVDDDFSKDMGSKERVPLADITENESVQVTVSEAARFTDRLSLESLNTELSNTGTHNRTKENLTQKSSKRKYLNEAVNHDILPVGNGAKRVTRSSYNRFSRSDLSCKENFRKEGPRFSENESKHKNIVSNVTSFIPLLQQREAPTILKGKRDIKVRAIEAAEAAKRLAEKKENERQMKKEALKLERARMEQENLRQIEVEKKKKDEERKKKEEERKKKEADMAAKKRQREEEERKEKERKRMRVEEVRRRLREHGGKLKSDKENKEAKPQANDQKPRDRKGCRDGTDKRDKESGHDNFDKLSVIESKASSTSDAGRASFVVEDSHTTSVGSLEAEALENVMENRISETSTEQSYQISPYKASDDEDEEDGDGDDGLQNNKFVPSWASKDRLAVLFASQQKLNPEIIFPPKSFCDIAEVLLCRKHQLK; from the exons ATGGCGACGATGGAGAAGCTGTTCGTGCAGATTTTCGAGACGAAGAAGTGGATCATCGACCAGGCCAAGCACCAATCCAATCTCTTCGATCAACACCTCGCGTCCAAGCTCATTATCGATGGAATTGTTCCTCCGCCATGGCTCCACTCGTCTTTTCTTCCTCCCTCCATTTCGCATCTTGAAG AAGTGAACAAGAATTTTGTTTCTGGAGTTGAGTTCCCGCGGTCGCCGCTTGAGACACATTTTAGTTTGAACGAGGGATTGGTTGCAGACAGGTGGGAGGAGTTGCGGCATAGGTCAAATGAAGAAGCTGTTTCTTTAAATGATGATTTTGACGCAGGAATTAGGTCATCTGTTTTACCACAGTGCAACATAAGTGACGCTGATTTTGCCCTAAACTATGCCCCTTATCATGACACGAGTCctttttctcctcaaggtCGAGGAGGCGTAGTttcagaaaattttcaagatcCTACTCTGTCATTGGCACGGTTACACAGATCTAAATCTAGGCAAAGGGCTTTAGAGTTGCGTAATAGTGTTAAATCCGCTAGGTGTCGATCAAGGTGTGAGGACAAGGATGATTGCATTGCTGGTGGGATCACGGGATCTGCTATTGATTTGCTGCGAGTTGATCTCGAAGATGAATCAAAGTTGGTTAAGCCATCTAGTAGCTGTAAGGGAATTGTTTCTGCAGAAGAAGAAACTAATGTTTGTTGCGAGCAGAAGGATATCTCTGTTTGCTCTGATAAAATTACAATAGTTGGAAGCCCTGGGTTGCAAAGTAGCTCTATTAATGTGGataattcttttaagagtTCCTCAAAAGATGAAGGGTTATGCGTAGCTGCAGGTTCAACAAAGGATTCTTGTCAAGTGAATGAACAATTCGACTTGCGTAGACCTTTGTCTGGAAAGATTGATTACTGCGAGGAAGGGTCGGGGTATGGCAGGTGTGaggaatataattttgataacGCTGACCAGTTTAGGTTGCAATGTAGCTCTTTGGATGAGGATAAATCTTTATGCATTTCCCTTGAAGATGAAAGAGCGTGTCCTGGAAGCTCAAAATTGCATTCTGATCAAGTGGACGAGCAATTACCTAAACCGTCGTCTAGCAATATTGAGTGCCGTGAAGAGACATTATTAGAACATTGCAGGAGCCAGGAATGTAATCTTGATAATGCTCTACAATCTGGGTCACAACATAGCAACCTAGATGCAGACGACTATGGAAAATTATTGGACTTGTCTAAACCTTCTTCTGCCAACATCGAATGCTGCGAAGAAACTGTTTTAGGACATTGTAGGAATTGGGAATGTAATCTTAATAGTGCCCAAGGGTCTGGGTCGCAGTACAGCTCCCAGGATGTGGATAATTCTTCGAATGTTGACTCTGAGAATGGAAGATCATGTCCCATTGGAAACTCAACAGTGCATTCTGTTCAAGTGGAAGAGCAATTGGACTTATCTAAATCTTCATCCGATAATATGGACTGCtgtgaagaagaaatattaACACATATCAGGAGTCAGGAGTGTAAATTTAGCGATGCTCAACAATCAGGGATGCAACATAGCTCCCTGGATGCGGATAATCCTCCATGCCTTTCCTCTGAAGATGGAACTTTATGTCATGTTGGAAGTTCAAAACGACATTCTGATCAAGTGAGTGAGCCGTTGGCATTGTCTAGACCTACATCGGTCAATATTGAATGCCATGAAGAAGGACTAGGAGGCTGCACGACCCAGgacaataattttgataataatgCAGAACAGTCTAGTTTAGAGAAAATTTCCAGTTCACCTATAATGGAAGTAAGGGAGAAAACATCAGGTAAGAAGCCCTCCACTTTTCTGGATGACAAGAGGGCtgttaataaaaaaggaaaatgcaaTTCATCCCTTCCCGTGCCTGTGCCACAGATTCAGGTAGACTCAGGAAAGGAAGATGATTCTTCTAAAGGTGTATCTGAATCTCATAGTGAGAAGAGATACCAAGACAGAGGATATTTAAATGGGAATTCTCTCTCGTCTGATGACACATCACTGCTAGGTCATGAAAAAGTAATTGCTTGTTCTTTGCTGCAAAGTGATGAACCTTCTGAACAAAATAGTTCTTTGAAAGATGGAACAtcaaattttcagttttccCATGAAAATGTAGTTGAGATCCCACACGTGGATACAGAAGATGCATTAGTTTTGATGAGAGACACAGAAACGTTTAGAGATCTCATGGTCATGGCTCCTGGTGCTCCTTCCGCCGGTGAAAGGGATAGTAATTTGGAGCAGAAACTGAAAAGTTCAGGCGTATCTCAGTGTAAAGATTCAGATTCTTTTGAGGGATACATTGGGGACTTTAATGGTAACCCTCATTGCACATCAACAGAGTGCCAGACTGcagaaaaagtaaaagagttaAAAGCTTTCTGCTCAGTTTCGAAGGCATCTAGTTCTCATGAAAACCAGAGAATGGTTGAGCTGCAATTGGAGAACAGTATTGATGCATCTTTAAGCTTGAGGAATGAGAAACTTCAAGTTATCAACAGGAGTCCTGTAGATAAAAAATTGATGCAGGAATTTGACTATGAAAAACCTGTCCTCGATTTTCAACGATTATCATTTTGTGAAGAAGGTTACCTACAACCAAATGTGAACATGAGCCCTGTAGAAATATTGCAGTTGGAAAAGGAAGCTCACATAGTGCAGGGGTCTGAATCTTCATCTACGCTTACAGCCAAAGAG GATCTCTCTAGGTTCGGGAGCAATAGCAGAGGCACAATGTTGCAAAATGTTATGCTAGAGAACCAAAGTTTggatacaaaagaaaattttcaatttggaGATAGTGAACTTCCTGCTGATACCGGGAAAACTGAAGGCGAagaggaaaatggaaaactTACTTCTTACTCGCTTATTACTCCCCATATCCAAACTTCTCATTATCGTGGTGCAGATAAGGATAAGCCTGCACTAGAGAGGTTCCTAATGCAGGCTGATGATGAACAGCCATGTATTTCTGTTGGTGGAATCAACTTTGACAAGTTAGATCTTTCGAAGTGTCTGATAGAACGTGCTAGCATATTGGAGAAACTTTGTAAATCTGCCTGTATAAACAGCCCGTTATCCTCATCTTTAGAAAGTTTTAAGTTGAATAAGGTGACAGACTTGTACCATTCTCTTCCTAATGGTCTACCAGAGAGCATGGACTTGGGGAGTAACCTTCTGATGAATGATCAAAATAACCTACTGAAGGATGGTAGTAACTTCTTGAATAGAGAAGTAATCTATTCTCCTCATGGGAGGTCTTTTTCTGATTGTCTACAAAGCTTTAGCAGTAATTCAGCTGGTGAGGTCAGGAAGCCGTTTGCATCTCCATTTGGTAAGTTTTTGGATAGAAATTCATTGAATTCTTCCAGTTCTGGAAAACGAAGCAGCCAGAATATAGAGCTTCCTTGCATTAGTGAAGAAGCCGAGAACACAGATGAGGTTGATGATGATTTTTCAAAGGATATGGGATCTAAAGAGCGAGTACCACTTGCTGACATTACAGAAAATGAAAGCGTTCAGGTTACAGTTTCTGAAGCTGCAAGGTTTACTGATAGATTGAGTTTAGAATCTTTAAACACAGAACTCAGCAACACAGGGACTCATAATAGAACCAAAGAGAATCTAACTCAGAAAAGCAGTAAGAGGAAATATTTGAATGAGGCCGTGAATCATGATATCCTGCCAGTAGGAAACGGAGCTAAGAGAGTCACTAGATCATCTTATAATAGATTTAGCAGGTCAGATTTATCCTgtaaagaaaatttcagaaaGGAAGGCCCTCGATTCTCTGAAAATGAGTCCAAGCATAAAAATATTGTGTCCAATGTGACTTCTTTTATTCCTCTTCTCCAACAAAGAGAAGCTCCAACTATTTTAaaag GGAAGAGAGATATTAAGGTGAGGGCCATTGAGGCTGCTGAGGCTGCAAAACGCCTtgcagaaaagaaagaaaatgaacgtcaaatgaagaaagaagccTTGAAACTTGAAAGAGCAAGAATGGAACAGGAGAATTTGAGGCAGATTGAagtggagaaaaaaaagaaagatgaagagcgaaagaagaaagaggaagaaaggaagaaaaaggaggcTGATATGGCAGCAAAGAAAAGAcagagggaagaagaagagagaaaggagaaagaaagaaaaagaatgcgTGTTGAAGAAGTTAGGAGGCGATTACGAGAACATGGTGGGAAGTTAAAATCTGATAAAGAGAATAAGGAAGCGAAACCACAAGCCAAT GACCAAAAACCACGTGACAGGAAGGGATGCAGGGATGGGACTGACAAACGAGACAAGGAAAGTGGACATGACAACTTTGACAAACTGTCAGTTATAGAGTCCAAGGCCTCTTCTACAAGCGATGCTGGAAGGGCAAGCTTTGTTGTGGAGGATTCGCACACAACAAGTGTGGGTTCTCTAGAGGCTGAG GCACTTGAAAATGTGATGGAAAATAGAATCTCCGAAACAAGTACAGAACAATCATATCAGATTTCTCCTTACAAAGCTTCTGATGATGAAGACGAAGAGGATGGCGATGGCGATGATGGCctacaaaacaataaatttgttcCATCATGGGCCAG TAAGGATCGTTTAGCTGTCCTTTTTGCTTCCCAGCAAAAACTAAATCCAGAAATTATCTTTCCACCTAAAAGTTTTTGTGATATAGCTGAAG TTCTCTTGTGTCGAAAGCATCAGTTGAAATAG